From Nicotiana tabacum cultivar K326 chromosome 22, ASM71507v2, whole genome shotgun sequence, one genomic window encodes:
- the LOC142175924 gene encoding uncharacterized protein LOC142175924 produces the protein MASRKLRPYFQCHPISVITTFPLRNILHKQELSSRLAKWAIEFSEYDIIYQPRTAIKLLVLVDFVAYFSTNLVLGLFTDGSSNVKGVVLGIVLIPPSREVIRQPIKCYPITNNEAEYEAMIAGLELERELGIEQIVIKSDSLLVVNQMQGTYIAREKRMQQYLEKMFGGPLARCLGPSQTEYVMREVHERHWGNHIRGRSLVKKLIRAGYYWPKMEEEVENVVARYDKEALIPVEIGKPSTRYTHATEEANKEELRVNLDLLEETREATLIQMAAQKQMIERYYNRKANLRYFKIGDFVLKKVFWSTKVANAGKLSPNWEGPYRVRGIAGKRAYELETMDGKVLSLNWNAVYLKRYYF, from the exons ATGGCATCTAGGAAGTTACGACCTTACTTTCAATGCCATCCTATCTCTGTTATAACTACTTTCCCCTTAAGAAACATACTGCATAAACAAGAATTATCAAGTAGACTAGCTAAATGGGCAATAGAATTCAGTGAGTATGATATCATATATCAGCCTAGAACTGCAATAAAATTGCTGGTGTTAGTAGATTTTGTAGCGTATTTTAGCACGAATTTAGTTCTTGGACTATTTACTGACGGTTCCTCGAATGTTAAAGGAGTAGTTTTAGGAATTGTTCTAATTCCACCTTCACGCGAAGTCATAAGACAACCAATAAAATGTTatccaattactaacaatgaggcagagtacgAAGCTATGATTGCAGGCTTGGAATTGGAACGAGAACTTGGTATCGAACAAATAGTGATCAAAAGTGACTCACTGCTGGTGGTTAACCAAATGCAGGGGACTTACATTGCAAGAGAGAAGCGAATGCAGCAATACTTAGAAAAG ATGTTTGGTGGACCTTTAGCACGGTGTCTCGGTCCATCACAAACGGAGTATgtaatgagagaagtacatgagcGGCATTGGGGTAATCACATCAGGGGAAGATCATTGGTGAAAAAATTAataagagcaggatattattggccaaaaatggaagaagaagtagaaaacGTTGTAGCTAGGTACGATAAAG AAGCTTTAATTCCGGTGGAGATAGGTAAACCAAGTACGAGATACACGCATGCCACTGAAGAGGCAAATAAGGAAGAGCTGCGGGTAAATTTGGATTTATTAGAAGAAACgagagaagcaacattaattcAGATGGCGGCTCAGAAACAGATgattgaacgatattacaacaGGAAAGCTAATTTGaggtacttcaagattggggacttcgtccTCAAAAAGGTGTTCTGGTCAACAAAAGTGGCCAATgcaggaaaattgagtccaaattgggaaggcccGTATAGGGTTCGAGGCATCGCTGGAAAAAGAGCATATGAGTTGGAAACCATGGATGGCAAGGTACTATCATTGAACTGGAATGCGGTCTATTTGAAGAGGTATTACTTCTAG